A section of the Gloeobacter violaceus PCC 7421 genome encodes:
- a CDS encoding DUF2949 domain-containing protein: MYPAIDDYLIGRGLVSERQLRRARELAQLWQGTVPVVLWKLGWIDLNTFAVLLEYSS; this comes from the coding sequence ATGTACCCGGCAATCGACGACTATCTGATCGGGCGCGGCCTGGTGAGCGAACGGCAACTGCGGCGGGCCAGAGAACTGGCGCAACTGTGGCAGGGAACCGTGCCGGTGGTGCTGTGGAAGCTGGGCTGGATCGACTTGAACACGTTTGCTGTGCTGCTCGAATATTCGTCTTAA